A single region of the Ctenopharyngodon idella isolate HZGC_01 chromosome 21, HZGC01, whole genome shotgun sequence genome encodes:
- the LOC127504054 gene encoding golgin subfamily A member 4-like isoform X3: MKSMREVNLETYSLSLLTAKEDILNPRSSTNWALFAYDGIMNRLKLADSGVGGLKELSTKLHPRLPLYGMCRVGPAQPYIVMILWEVHIFLPARTLDEITEERICALAHNAAVVTKGPRVRPSRRMEDRQAIVGTNYKRTIAAAEIQRIQRDSFWAQAEREEEERKKEEQRRAAEDRRQRERERMLQEKRDAVERERRLNEKEQKIKEQRRIQAQMEAEARKQEKLKWHQERQREEDEMRARYFPSESEEKSAQEAAALVSQRVVNPREFFRQLSSTSVQTDSNPSSTNPVRSPYRQLHRSQTDSIFRFNESPSSTPASPYRSSVVSPYIQSTTTSQSPPLFTNTAASSLQNGATLSIKSQIHPTSPKIMESCAVTAADPAPRLQTQSSPSTIATESETESPIGEILDSLVFYPPPPTAEQLKTDQSEMVDEFPPPPSGFENSPELAVNQPETLVDPLDTLMSSLPPSCLVVPEPPFRPLPALPVAPRMLKDLELKGDFTARASVISTVEEEDVEEENEEREIKDEGKDVPGSDGEKRGQEEGKGGREEEEEHDGLIMEKHETEKEFNGKMMEKCESGKEQDGKMLEEHESGKEQDEKLLEEHENGKEQDGKMLECESGKEQDGKMLEEPESGKEQDGKMLECQSGKEQDEKMLEEHENGKEQDGKMLECESGKEQDGKMLEEPESGKEQDGKMLECQSGKEQDEKMLEESESGKEQDGKMLEEHGSGKEQDGKMLEECDSGKEKDRKLLEEHESGKEKDGKMLECESGKEQDEKMLEESQSRKEQEGKMLEEPDSGKEKYGKMLECQSGKEQDEKMLDESESEKEQDGKILEEHESGKEQDGKMLEERESGKKQKGKMLEERESGNEQDGKMLEECNCGKELDEKMLEERESGKEDNGKMLEECDSGKEKDGKMLEEHESGKQQDGKMLEECDSGKEKDGKMLEEHEIGKEQDEKMLECESGKEQDEKMLEECQTGKEQDGKMLEEHECGKGQSEKMLEERDSGKEQEGKMLEECECGKEQDGKISEEEENEKIQHTKIMLEYYALENEHDREITEKHEEDGKSLKECENEKMMEGHEQDGKIVDVFDNDNEQDREKIEVFETEKMMEECGQENEQDSKSTEICEEEHESEQKQGGENRKIMEEHGSKEKQDRKIVDAFDSDKEQYGTSMEVSETEKIHYVKSMEKCGQENAQDGKIVEKSEKEHDNEKEQDGKIVVKHEDGKSPEEHNSEKMQDWKMIEDCESEKIQDGDIIDEQESGKEEDGGILENEQNGKIVEKCEEEHESEKEQDMKIIQTNDCEEQDGRRSEERDWKIMEELESEKIQNAKMKLEYMGEKEQDCKIGERHEDEKSLEEHKSEKEQDWKMTEDYESEKIQYGNIMEEHESEKGQDGMTENRQIQDNEGMSCVDVDRTVNVTVLRKDESYPEIIKRDEATEEGVEQVKSDKVNEKEEMNTPLIQTEESSADTLFSQHSPLVPESHATEPSQYNDISTPESISTTQDKNEPQTSSSHQINLPTIQVESDLSNLSNQRDSEDMKEKTSESVDSHSSSKNSPDAEQGLNKETHVTVKDEQTDAEMLKEVNILDGSNDLVEGINAECKTSPISENQARIGQPDEKEGLVPVSNFLQDPDTAVNLKHCITHQLDPTNDLSDVEEGEEAISLIFRDRDVEQNLKCDSDPYQENEDIKHQFPQKCKTITKTPSDTRNDKTADEK; the protein is encoded by the exons GGCTTTATTTGCCTATGATGGAATAATGAACAGGCTCAAACTGGCTGATTCTGGAG TAGGTGGACTGAAAGAATTGTCGACTAAACTCCACCCTAGACTGCCACTTTACGGGATGTGCAGAGTGGGCCCAGCTCAACCCTACATCGTTATGATATTATGG GAAGTTCACATCTTTCTTCCTGCCCGCACTTTGGATGAAATCACAGAAGAGAGGATCTGTGCACTGGCCCATAATGCTGCAGTGGTCACGAAGGGGCCGAGAGTGAGACCCAGCCGCCGGATGGAAGACAGACAGGCGATTGTG GGCACTAATTACAAGCGAACAATCGCAGCCGCAGAGATCCAGAGAATCCAGAGAGATTCTTTCTGGGCACAAGCAGAG agaGAAGAGGAGGAAAGGAAAAAGGAAGAACAGCGGAGGGCAGCAGAGGAcaggagacagagagagagagagcgaatgCTCCAGGAAAAGAGAGATGcggtggagagagagaggaggttGAATGAAAAGGAACAGAAAATAAAGGAGCAGAG gagAATACAGGCCCAAATGGAGGCTGAGGCCCGCAAACAAGAGAAATTAAAATGG CATCAGGAAAGGCAGCGTGAAGAAGATGAAATGAGAGCTAGATATTTCCCCTCTGAATCAGAGGAAAAATCTGCA CAGGAGGCAGCAGCTCTAGTGTCTCAGCGTGTTGTAAACCCCAGAGAGTTTTTCAGACAACTGTCCTCCACAAGTGTCCAGACAGATTCCAATCCCAGCTCAACAAATCCAG TCAGGAGCCCCTATAGACAACTGCATCGCAGTCAGACGGACAGTATCTTCAGGTTTAATGAATCACCTTCTTCTACACCTGCATCCCCGTACAGATCATCAGTGGTATCTCCTTACATTCAGTCGACTACCACTTCGCAGAGCCCACCTCTTTTCACTAACACTGCAGCTTCCTCATTGCAGAATGGTGCAACGTTATCTATCAAAAGCCAGATCCACCCAACTTCACCTAAGATAATGGAGTCATGTGCCGTAACTGCCGCTGACCCTGCGCCACGGCTCCAAACTCAATCATCACCTTCAACTATTGCAACTGAATCTGAAACAGAAAGTCCTATTGGTGAAATACTAGATAGTCTGGTCTTTTATCCACCTCCACCAACTGCTGAGCAGCTCAAAACAGATCAATCAGAGATGGTGGATGAGTTTCCTCCACCTCCATCTGGTTTTGAGAATTCACCGGAATTGGCTGTGAACCAGCCTGAGACACTTGTCGACCCCTTAGACACCCTTATGTCATCTCTTCCTCCATCATGTCTTGTGGTACCTGAGCCCCCCTTCAGACCGCTTCCTGCACTGCCTGTTGCCCCACGAATGCTGAAAGACCTGGAATTGAAAGGAGATTTTACTGCTCGGGCATCGGTTATATCTACGGTTGAGGAGGAAGATGTGGAGGAAGAGAATGAGGAAAGGGAGATTAAAGATGAGGGGAAAGATGTGCCAGGGAGTGATGGAGAGAAAAGGGGTCAGGAAGAAGGTAAGGGAGGTcgagaagaggaggaggaacaTGATGGGCTGATTATGGAAAAACATGAAACTGAAAAAGAATTTAATGGTAAAATGATGGAAAAATGTGAGAGTGGGAAAGAACAAGATGGTAAAATGTTGGAAGAACATGAGAGTGGAAAAGAACAAGATGAGAAATTGTTGGAAGAACATGAGAATGGAAAAGAACAAGATGGTAAAATGTTGGAATGTGAGAGTGGAAAAGAACAAGATGGTAAAATGTTGGAAGAACCTGAAAGTGGAAAAGAACAAGATGGTAAAATGTTGGAATGTCAGAGTGGAAAAGAACAAGATGAGAAAATGTTGGAAGAACATGAGAATGGAAAAGAACAAGATGGTAAAATGTTGGAATGTGAGAGTGGAAAAGAACAAGATGGTAAAATGTTGGAAGAACCTGAAAGTGGAAAAGAACAAGATGGTAAAATGTTGGAATGTCAGAGTGGAAAAGAACAAGATGAGAAAATGTTGGAAGAAAGTGAGAGTGGAAAAGAACAAGATGGGAAAATGTTGGAAGAACATGGGAGTGGAAAAGAACAAGATGGGAAAATGTTGGAAGAATGTGACAGCGGAAAAGAAAAAGATAGGAAATTGTTGGAAGAACATGAGAGTGGAAAAGAAAAAGATGGGAAAATGTTGGAATGTGAGAGTGGAAAAGAACAAGATGAGAAAATGTTAGAAGAAAGTCAGAGTAGAAAAGAACAAGAGGGAAAAATGTTGGAAGAACCTGACAGTGGAAAAGaaaaatatggtaaaatgtTGGAATGTCAGAGTGGAAAAGAACAAGATGAGAAAATGTTGGACGAAAGTGAGAGTGAAAAAGAACAAGATGGGAAAATATTGGAAGAACATGAGAGTGGAAAAGAACAAGATGGTAAAATGTTGGAAGAACGTGAgagtggaaaaaaacaaaaggggAAAATGTTGGAAGAACGTGAGAGTGGAAACGAACAAGATGGGAAAATGTTGGAAGAATGTAATTGTGGAAAAGAACTAGATGAGAAAATGCTGGAAGAACGTGAGAGTGGAAAAGAAGATAATGGGAAAATGTTGGAAGAATGTGAcagtggaaaagaaaaagaTGGGAAAATGTTGGAAGAACATGAGAGTGGAAAACAACAAGATGGTAAAATGTTGGAAGAATGTGAcagtggaaaagaaaaagaTGGGAAAATGTTGGAAGAACATGAGATTGGAAAAGAACAAGATGAGAAAATGTTGGAATGTGAGAGTGGAAAAGAACAAGATGAGAAAATGTTGGAAGAATGTCAGACTGGAAAAGAACAAGATGGGAAAATGTTGGAAGAACATGAGTGTGGAAAAGGACAAAGTGAGAAAATGCTGGAAGAACGTGACAGTGGAAAAGAACAAGAAGGGAAAATGTTAGAAGAATGTGAGTGTGGAAAAGAACAAGATGGGAAAATTAGTGAGGAAGAAGAGaatgaaaaaatacaacataCAAAAATTATGTTAGAATATTATGCATTAGAAAATGAGCACGATAGGGAAATTACAGAAAAACATGAGGAAGATGGGAAAAGTTTGAAAGAATGCGAGAATGAAAAAATGATGGAAGGACATGAGCAAGATGGAAAAATTGTGGATGTATTTGACAATGATAATGAACAAGATAGGGAAAAAATTGAAGTATTTGAGACTGAAAAAATGATGGAAGAATGTGGGCAAGAAAATGAGCAAGATAGTAAAAGTACAGAAATATGTGAGGAAGAACATGAGAGTGAACAGAAACAAGGTGgggaaaatagaaaaataatggaAGAACATGGaagcaaagaaaaacaagaTAGGAAAATTGTTGATGCATTTGACAGTGACAAAGAACAATATGGGACAAGCATGGAAGTATCTGAGactgaaaaaatacattatgtgaAAAGTATGGAAAAATGTGGGCAAGAAAATGCGCAAGATGGAAAAATTGtagaaaaaagtgaaaaagaacaTGACAATGAAAAAGAACAAGATGGGAAAATTGTAGTAAAACATGAAGATGGGAAAAGTCCGGAAGAACACAATAGTGAAAAAATGCAGGATTGGAAAATGATAGAGGACTGTGAGAGTGAAAAAATACAAGATGGAGACATCATAGATGAACAAGAAAGTGGCAAAGAAGAAGATGGGGGAATTCTGGAAAATGAGCAAAATGGAAAAATTGTAGAAAAATGTGAGGAAGAACATGAGAGTGAAAAAGAGCAAGATATGAAAATTATACAAACAAATGACTGTGAAGAACAAGATGGTAGAAGGTCAGAAGAACGGGACTGGAAAATTATGGAAGAGCTTGAGagtgaaaaaatacaaaatgcaaaaatgaagTTAGAATATATGGGAGAAAAAGAGCAAGATTGTAAAATTGGGGAAAGGCATGAAGATGAAAAAAGTCTGGAAGAACACAAGAGTGAAAAAGAACAGGATTGGAAAATGACAGAAGACTATGAGAGTGAAAAAATTCAATATGGGAACATCATGGAAGAACATGAAAGTGAAAAAGGACAAGATGGGATGACGGAAAACCGACAGATCCAAGACAATGAAGGAATGTCATGTGTGGATGTAGACAGAACAGTGAATGTGACTGTGCTCAGGAAGGACGAATCATATCCAGAGATTATAAAGAGGGATGAGGCTACAGAAGAAGGCGTTGAACAGGTGAAGAGTGATAAAGTAAATGAGAAGGAAGAGATGAACACACCTTTAATCCAGACCGAAGAATCCAGTGCTGATACACTTTTCTCCCAGCATTCACCACTCGTCCCAGAATCCCATGCCACAGAGCCATCTCAATACAATGACATATCTACTCCTGAAAGTATTTCAACCACTCAAGATAAAAATGAGCCACAGACAAGCTCCTCACACCAAATAAACTTACCAACTATTCAGGTTGAGTCAGATCTTTCCAACCTGAGCAATCAAAGAGATTcagaagacatgaaagagaagacATCGGAATCTGTTGACTCTCACTCTTCCTCCAAAAACAGCCCAGACGCTGAACAGGGTCTTAATAAAGAAACACATGTTACAGTGAAGGATGAACAGACTGATGCAGAAATGCTTAAAGAGGTTAACATTTTGGACGGCAGCAATGATTTGGTTGAAGGGATCAATGCTGAGTGCAAGACATCACCTATATCTGAGAATCAAGCCAGGATTGGACAGCCAGATGAGAAGGAGGGGCTTGTACCTGTCAGTAATTTCCTCCAAGACCCAG ATACTGCAGTAAACCTAAAGCATTGTATTACTCATCAGCTGGATCCGACCAATGACTTAAGTGATGTTGAAGAGGGAGAGGAGGCTATATCACTCATATTTAGAGACAGAGATGTGGAGCAAAACTTAAAATGTGATTCAGATCCTTATCAAGAGAATGAAGACATAAAACAccagtttccacagaaatgcAAAACCATCACAAAAACACCCAGTGACACGAGAAATGATAAGACAGCCGATGAAAAATGA
- the LOC127504054 gene encoding golgin subfamily A member 4-like isoform X1: MKSMREVNLETYSLSLLTAKEDILNPRSSTNWALFAYDGIMNRLKLADSGVGGLKELSTKLHPRLPLYGMCRVGPAQPYIVMILWVGNEVDEYRRAECASHIPAIRAFFKEVHIFLPARTLDEITEERICALAHNAAVVTKGPRVRPSRRMEDRQAIVGTNYKRTIAAAEIQRIQRDSFWAQAEREEEERKKEEQRRAAEDRRQRERERMLQEKRDAVERERRLNEKEQKIKEQRRIQAQMEAEARKQEKLKWHQERQREEDEMRARYFPSESEEKSAQEAAALVSQRVVNPREFFRQLSSTSVQTDSNPSSTNPVRSPYRQLHRSQTDSIFRFNESPSSTPASPYRSSVVSPYIQSTTTSQSPPLFTNTAASSLQNGATLSIKSQIHPTSPKIMESCAVTAADPAPRLQTQSSPSTIATESETESPIGEILDSLVFYPPPPTAEQLKTDQSEMVDEFPPPPSGFENSPELAVNQPETLVDPLDTLMSSLPPSCLVVPEPPFRPLPALPVAPRMLKDLELKGDFTARASVISTVEEEDVEEENEEREIKDEGKDVPGSDGEKRGQEEGKGGREEEEEHDGLIMEKHETEKEFNGKMMEKCESGKEQDGKMLEEHESGKEQDEKLLEEHENGKEQDGKMLECESGKEQDGKMLEEPESGKEQDGKMLECQSGKEQDEKMLEEHENGKEQDGKMLECESGKEQDGKMLEEPESGKEQDGKMLECQSGKEQDEKMLEESESGKEQDGKMLEEHGSGKEQDGKMLEECDSGKEKDRKLLEEHESGKEKDGKMLECESGKEQDEKMLEESQSRKEQEGKMLEEPDSGKEKYGKMLECQSGKEQDEKMLDESESEKEQDGKILEEHESGKEQDGKMLEERESGKKQKGKMLEERESGNEQDGKMLEECNCGKELDEKMLEERESGKEDNGKMLEECDSGKEKDGKMLEEHESGKQQDGKMLEECDSGKEKDGKMLEEHEIGKEQDEKMLECESGKEQDEKMLEECQTGKEQDGKMLEEHECGKGQSEKMLEERDSGKEQEGKMLEECECGKEQDGKISEEEENEKIQHTKIMLEYYALENEHDREITEKHEEDGKSLKECENEKMMEGHEQDGKIVDVFDNDNEQDREKIEVFETEKMMEECGQENEQDSKSTEICEEEHESEQKQGGENRKIMEEHGSKEKQDRKIVDAFDSDKEQYGTSMEVSETEKIHYVKSMEKCGQENAQDGKIVEKSEKEHDNEKEQDGKIVVKHEDGKSPEEHNSEKMQDWKMIEDCESEKIQDGDIIDEQESGKEEDGGILENEQNGKIVEKCEEEHESEKEQDMKIIQTNDCEEQDGRRSEERDWKIMEELESEKIQNAKMKLEYMGEKEQDCKIGERHEDEKSLEEHKSEKEQDWKMTEDYESEKIQYGNIMEEHESEKGQDGMTENRQIQDNEGMSCVDVDRTVNVTVLRKDESYPEIIKRDEATEEGVEQVKSDKVNEKEEMNTPLIQTEESSADTLFSQHSPLVPESHATEPSQYNDISTPESISTTQDKNEPQTSSSHQINLPTIQVESDLSNLSNQRDSEDMKEKTSESVDSHSSSKNSPDAEQGLNKETHVTVKDEQTDAEMLKEVNILDGSNDLVEGINAECKTSPISENQARIGQPDEKEGLVPVSNFLQDPDTAVNLKHCITHQLDPTNDLSDVEEGEEAISLIFRDRDVEQNLKCDSDPYQENEDIKHQFPQKCKTITKTPSDTRNDKTADEK, from the exons GGCTTTATTTGCCTATGATGGAATAATGAACAGGCTCAAACTGGCTGATTCTGGAG TAGGTGGACTGAAAGAATTGTCGACTAAACTCCACCCTAGACTGCCACTTTACGGGATGTGCAGAGTGGGCCCAGCTCAACCCTACATCGTTATGATATTATGG GTAGGGAATGAAGTGGACGAGTACCGCAGAGCTGAGTGTGCAAGTCATATACCAGCGATCAGGGCCTTCTTTAAG GAAGTTCACATCTTTCTTCCTGCCCGCACTTTGGATGAAATCACAGAAGAGAGGATCTGTGCACTGGCCCATAATGCTGCAGTGGTCACGAAGGGGCCGAGAGTGAGACCCAGCCGCCGGATGGAAGACAGACAGGCGATTGTG GGCACTAATTACAAGCGAACAATCGCAGCCGCAGAGATCCAGAGAATCCAGAGAGATTCTTTCTGGGCACAAGCAGAG agaGAAGAGGAGGAAAGGAAAAAGGAAGAACAGCGGAGGGCAGCAGAGGAcaggagacagagagagagagagcgaatgCTCCAGGAAAAGAGAGATGcggtggagagagagaggaggttGAATGAAAAGGAACAGAAAATAAAGGAGCAGAG gagAATACAGGCCCAAATGGAGGCTGAGGCCCGCAAACAAGAGAAATTAAAATGG CATCAGGAAAGGCAGCGTGAAGAAGATGAAATGAGAGCTAGATATTTCCCCTCTGAATCAGAGGAAAAATCTGCA CAGGAGGCAGCAGCTCTAGTGTCTCAGCGTGTTGTAAACCCCAGAGAGTTTTTCAGACAACTGTCCTCCACAAGTGTCCAGACAGATTCCAATCCCAGCTCAACAAATCCAG TCAGGAGCCCCTATAGACAACTGCATCGCAGTCAGACGGACAGTATCTTCAGGTTTAATGAATCACCTTCTTCTACACCTGCATCCCCGTACAGATCATCAGTGGTATCTCCTTACATTCAGTCGACTACCACTTCGCAGAGCCCACCTCTTTTCACTAACACTGCAGCTTCCTCATTGCAGAATGGTGCAACGTTATCTATCAAAAGCCAGATCCACCCAACTTCACCTAAGATAATGGAGTCATGTGCCGTAACTGCCGCTGACCCTGCGCCACGGCTCCAAACTCAATCATCACCTTCAACTATTGCAACTGAATCTGAAACAGAAAGTCCTATTGGTGAAATACTAGATAGTCTGGTCTTTTATCCACCTCCACCAACTGCTGAGCAGCTCAAAACAGATCAATCAGAGATGGTGGATGAGTTTCCTCCACCTCCATCTGGTTTTGAGAATTCACCGGAATTGGCTGTGAACCAGCCTGAGACACTTGTCGACCCCTTAGACACCCTTATGTCATCTCTTCCTCCATCATGTCTTGTGGTACCTGAGCCCCCCTTCAGACCGCTTCCTGCACTGCCTGTTGCCCCACGAATGCTGAAAGACCTGGAATTGAAAGGAGATTTTACTGCTCGGGCATCGGTTATATCTACGGTTGAGGAGGAAGATGTGGAGGAAGAGAATGAGGAAAGGGAGATTAAAGATGAGGGGAAAGATGTGCCAGGGAGTGATGGAGAGAAAAGGGGTCAGGAAGAAGGTAAGGGAGGTcgagaagaggaggaggaacaTGATGGGCTGATTATGGAAAAACATGAAACTGAAAAAGAATTTAATGGTAAAATGATGGAAAAATGTGAGAGTGGGAAAGAACAAGATGGTAAAATGTTGGAAGAACATGAGAGTGGAAAAGAACAAGATGAGAAATTGTTGGAAGAACATGAGAATGGAAAAGAACAAGATGGTAAAATGTTGGAATGTGAGAGTGGAAAAGAACAAGATGGTAAAATGTTGGAAGAACCTGAAAGTGGAAAAGAACAAGATGGTAAAATGTTGGAATGTCAGAGTGGAAAAGAACAAGATGAGAAAATGTTGGAAGAACATGAGAATGGAAAAGAACAAGATGGTAAAATGTTGGAATGTGAGAGTGGAAAAGAACAAGATGGTAAAATGTTGGAAGAACCTGAAAGTGGAAAAGAACAAGATGGTAAAATGTTGGAATGTCAGAGTGGAAAAGAACAAGATGAGAAAATGTTGGAAGAAAGTGAGAGTGGAAAAGAACAAGATGGGAAAATGTTGGAAGAACATGGGAGTGGAAAAGAACAAGATGGGAAAATGTTGGAAGAATGTGACAGCGGAAAAGAAAAAGATAGGAAATTGTTGGAAGAACATGAGAGTGGAAAAGAAAAAGATGGGAAAATGTTGGAATGTGAGAGTGGAAAAGAACAAGATGAGAAAATGTTAGAAGAAAGTCAGAGTAGAAAAGAACAAGAGGGAAAAATGTTGGAAGAACCTGACAGTGGAAAAGaaaaatatggtaaaatgtTGGAATGTCAGAGTGGAAAAGAACAAGATGAGAAAATGTTGGACGAAAGTGAGAGTGAAAAAGAACAAGATGGGAAAATATTGGAAGAACATGAGAGTGGAAAAGAACAAGATGGTAAAATGTTGGAAGAACGTGAgagtggaaaaaaacaaaaggggAAAATGTTGGAAGAACGTGAGAGTGGAAACGAACAAGATGGGAAAATGTTGGAAGAATGTAATTGTGGAAAAGAACTAGATGAGAAAATGCTGGAAGAACGTGAGAGTGGAAAAGAAGATAATGGGAAAATGTTGGAAGAATGTGAcagtggaaaagaaaaagaTGGGAAAATGTTGGAAGAACATGAGAGTGGAAAACAACAAGATGGTAAAATGTTGGAAGAATGTGAcagtggaaaagaaaaagaTGGGAAAATGTTGGAAGAACATGAGATTGGAAAAGAACAAGATGAGAAAATGTTGGAATGTGAGAGTGGAAAAGAACAAGATGAGAAAATGTTGGAAGAATGTCAGACTGGAAAAGAACAAGATGGGAAAATGTTGGAAGAACATGAGTGTGGAAAAGGACAAAGTGAGAAAATGCTGGAAGAACGTGACAGTGGAAAAGAACAAGAAGGGAAAATGTTAGAAGAATGTGAGTGTGGAAAAGAACAAGATGGGAAAATTAGTGAGGAAGAAGAGaatgaaaaaatacaacataCAAAAATTATGTTAGAATATTATGCATTAGAAAATGAGCACGATAGGGAAATTACAGAAAAACATGAGGAAGATGGGAAAAGTTTGAAAGAATGCGAGAATGAAAAAATGATGGAAGGACATGAGCAAGATGGAAAAATTGTGGATGTATTTGACAATGATAATGAACAAGATAGGGAAAAAATTGAAGTATTTGAGACTGAAAAAATGATGGAAGAATGTGGGCAAGAAAATGAGCAAGATAGTAAAAGTACAGAAATATGTGAGGAAGAACATGAGAGTGAACAGAAACAAGGTGgggaaaatagaaaaataatggaAGAACATGGaagcaaagaaaaacaagaTAGGAAAATTGTTGATGCATTTGACAGTGACAAAGAACAATATGGGACAAGCATGGAAGTATCTGAGactgaaaaaatacattatgtgaAAAGTATGGAAAAATGTGGGCAAGAAAATGCGCAAGATGGAAAAATTGtagaaaaaagtgaaaaagaacaTGACAATGAAAAAGAACAAGATGGGAAAATTGTAGTAAAACATGAAGATGGGAAAAGTCCGGAAGAACACAATAGTGAAAAAATGCAGGATTGGAAAATGATAGAGGACTGTGAGAGTGAAAAAATACAAGATGGAGACATCATAGATGAACAAGAAAGTGGCAAAGAAGAAGATGGGGGAATTCTGGAAAATGAGCAAAATGGAAAAATTGTAGAAAAATGTGAGGAAGAACATGAGAGTGAAAAAGAGCAAGATATGAAAATTATACAAACAAATGACTGTGAAGAACAAGATGGTAGAAGGTCAGAAGAACGGGACTGGAAAATTATGGAAGAGCTTGAGagtgaaaaaatacaaaatgcaaaaatgaagTTAGAATATATGGGAGAAAAAGAGCAAGATTGTAAAATTGGGGAAAGGCATGAAGATGAAAAAAGTCTGGAAGAACACAAGAGTGAAAAAGAACAGGATTGGAAAATGACAGAAGACTATGAGAGTGAAAAAATTCAATATGGGAACATCATGGAAGAACATGAAAGTGAAAAAGGACAAGATGGGATGACGGAAAACCGACAGATCCAAGACAATGAAGGAATGTCATGTGTGGATGTAGACAGAACAGTGAATGTGACTGTGCTCAGGAAGGACGAATCATATCCAGAGATTATAAAGAGGGATGAGGCTACAGAAGAAGGCGTTGAACAGGTGAAGAGTGATAAAGTAAATGAGAAGGAAGAGATGAACACACCTTTAATCCAGACCGAAGAATCCAGTGCTGATACACTTTTCTCCCAGCATTCACCACTCGTCCCAGAATCCCATGCCACAGAGCCATCTCAATACAATGACATATCTACTCCTGAAAGTATTTCAACCACTCAAGATAAAAATGAGCCACAGACAAGCTCCTCACACCAAATAAACTTACCAACTATTCAGGTTGAGTCAGATCTTTCCAACCTGAGCAATCAAAGAGATTcagaagacatgaaagagaagacATCGGAATCTGTTGACTCTCACTCTTCCTCCAAAAACAGCCCAGACGCTGAACAGGGTCTTAATAAAGAAACACATGTTACAGTGAAGGATGAACAGACTGATGCAGAAATGCTTAAAGAGGTTAACATTTTGGACGGCAGCAATGATTTGGTTGAAGGGATCAATGCTGAGTGCAAGACATCACCTATATCTGAGAATCAAGCCAGGATTGGACAGCCAGATGAGAAGGAGGGGCTTGTACCTGTCAGTAATTTCCTCCAAGACCCAG ATACTGCAGTAAACCTAAAGCATTGTATTACTCATCAGCTGGATCCGACCAATGACTTAAGTGATGTTGAAGAGGGAGAGGAGGCTATATCACTCATATTTAGAGACAGAGATGTGGAGCAAAACTTAAAATGTGATTCAGATCCTTATCAAGAGAATGAAGACATAAAACAccagtttccacagaaatgcAAAACCATCACAAAAACACCCAGTGACACGAGAAATGATAAGACAGCCGATGAAAAATGA